In Fusobacterium perfoetens, the following are encoded in one genomic region:
- a CDS encoding bifunctional 2-keto-4-hydroxyglutarate aldolase/2-keto-3-deoxy-6-phosphogluconate aldolase yields MLKKSETLERIINTGIVAVVRAESIAEAVRISSACIEGGVPAIEVTYTVPGATEVIKALKETFPADKLIVGAGTVLDAATARIAILAGAEYIVSPGFDEETAKVCNLYQIPYMPGCMTITEMMKAMHYGADIVKLFPGSAFGPSFVKAVKAPLPQANIMPTGGVSLENVEEWFKNGVVAVGAGGKLATGSSESITATAKAFVEKIREIRNK; encoded by the coding sequence ATGTTAAAAAAAAGTGAAACTTTAGAAAGAATAATTAATACAGGAATAGTGGCAGTAGTAAGAGCTGAAAGTATAGCAGAAGCAGTAAGAATTTCAAGTGCATGCATTGAAGGAGGAGTTCCTGCTATAGAAGTAACTTACACAGTTCCAGGAGCTACAGAAGTTATAAAAGCATTAAAAGAAACATTCCCTGCTGATAAATTAATAGTTGGAGCCGGAACAGTATTAGATGCAGCAACAGCAAGAATAGCTATTCTTGCTGGAGCTGAATATATAGTTTCTCCTGGATTTGATGAAGAAACAGCAAAAGTTTGTAATTTATATCAAATTCCATATATGCCAGGATGTATGACAATAACAGAAATGATGAAAGCTATGCATTATGGAGCTGATATTGTTAAATTATTCCCTGGAAGTGCTTTTGGGCCATCATTTGTTAAAGCTGTAAAAGCACCTTTACCACAAGCTAACATAATGCCTACAGGAGGAGTAAGCCTTGAAAATGTGGAAGAGTGGTTTAAAAATGGAGTTGTTGCAGTAGGAGCTGGAGGAAAACTTGCAACTGGGTCAAGTGAATCTATAACAGCAACAGCTAAAGCTTTTGTAGAAAAAATAAGAGAAATAAGAAATAAATAA
- a CDS encoding sugar kinase gives MGRIFDFHNREFGLACSGEILLRLSPVNNELLVQGTLLEKNIGGAEFNVATGVSSLGVKSTLITKLPENELGRYAKRVINSNGVDSSFIIDDNSLYRRLAIYFYEYGASPRKPNVTYDRHDSSFQFMNVEELNKEIYEKCEIFHTSGISLGLCENSKQLTKDLIKKFKEKGGLISFDVNFRRNLWGDEENARKEIEEILPSIDILFASEETLRKMFKQIGDMETIMRNFAKEHNISLLASTQRTVNSPKSHNFTSIIYNNKEDKFYSEKSYENIEIIDRIGSGDAYVAGVLYGILKFNDTEKALKYGNACGAIKNTITGDNNCAGAGLIKGIIEDHEFGSTSEMNR, from the coding sequence GTGGGAAGAATATTTGATTTTCATAACAGAGAATTCGGATTAGCATGCAGTGGTGAAATTTTACTAAGACTTTCTCCAGTTAATAATGAGCTTCTAGTTCAAGGAACCCTTCTTGAAAAAAATATAGGGGGAGCAGAGTTTAATGTTGCAACAGGTGTTTCTTCTTTAGGAGTAAAAAGTACTCTTATAACTAAATTACCTGAAAATGAACTTGGAAGATATGCAAAAAGAGTTATAAACTCAAACGGAGTAGACAGCAGTTTTATAATTGATGATAACTCTTTATATAGAAGGCTTGCTATATATTTTTATGAATATGGAGCTTCTCCAAGAAAGCCTAATGTAACTTATGATAGACATGATTCATCATTTCAATTTATGAATGTGGAAGAACTTAATAAAGAAATTTATGAAAAGTGTGAAATCTTCCATACAAGTGGAATAAGTCTTGGACTTTGTGAAAATTCAAAACAACTTACTAAAGATTTAATAAAGAAGTTTAAAGAAAAAGGAGGATTAATTTCTTTTGATGTAAACTTCAGAAGAAATCTTTGGGGAGATGAAGAGAATGCAAGAAAAGAAATAGAAGAAATTCTTCCTTCAATAGATATACTTTTTGCTTCAGAAGAAACATTAAGAAAGATGTTTAAGCAAATAGGAGATATGGAAACTATTATGAGAAACTTTGCTAAAGAACATAATATATCTCTTCTTGCTTCAACTCAAAGAACAGTAAATTCACCAAAATCACATAATTTTACTTCTATAATATATAACAACAAAGAGGATAAATTCTATTCTGAAAAATCTTATGAAAACATTGAAATTATAGACAGAATAGGAAGTGGAGATGCTTATGTTGCAGGTGTACTTTACGGAATTCTTAAATTTAATGATACAGAAAAAGCACTTAAATACGGAAATGCCTGTGGTGCTATAAAAAACACAATTACAGGTGATAATAATTGTGCAGGTGCAGGTCTTATTAAAGGAATAATAGAAGATCATGAATTTGGAAGCACAAGTGAGATGAATAGATAA
- the trxA gene encoding thioredoxin, translating to MAVLHVTKDSFEKEVLKSDVPVLVDFWATWCGPCRALGPILDEVSDEVSSVKIVKVNVDEESDLAGEFRIMSIPTMILFKDGKPVEKSVGLLQKNEVLDLIKK from the coding sequence ATGGCAGTTCTACATGTAACAAAAGATAGTTTTGAAAAGGAAGTATTAAAATCAGATGTACCGGTGTTAGTTGATTTCTGGGCAACATGGTGCGGACCTTGTAGAGCGTTAGGACCAATTCTTGATGAAGTATCAGACGAAGTTTCATCAGTTAAAATTGTAAAAGTAAATGTTGATGAAGAGTCAGACTTAGCCGGAGAATTCAGAATTATGTCTATTCCTACTATGATTTTATTTAAAGATGGTAAACCAGTAGAGAAATCAGTTGGACTTCTTCAAAAGAATGAAGTTCTTGATTTAATAAAAAAATAA
- a CDS encoding Crp/Fnr family transcriptional regulator, giving the protein MTESRIFFQKAFPFWDKITEDEQKIILDNSSLQKFSAGENIHDSTECTGILVIKSGLVRVYMLSSEGKEITLYKLNPYEVCVLSASCILTNINFDIFIDAEKESEVYLINPHKYKEIKDKNIVVERFTSSIINQSFSDAMWIMEQIVFMSFDKRLAIFLLEQSLSSKTDILNLTHDYIAKNMGTAREVVSRMLKYFQTEGIVSLSRGIITISDKSKLKKLI; this is encoded by the coding sequence ATGACAGAAAGTAGAATTTTTTTTCAAAAAGCTTTTCCCTTCTGGGATAAAATAACAGAAGACGAGCAAAAAATTATCTTGGATAACAGCTCCCTTCAAAAATTTTCAGCTGGAGAAAATATCCATGATTCAACTGAATGTACAGGAATTTTAGTCATTAAATCAGGACTTGTAAGAGTATATATGCTATCTTCAGAAGGAAAAGAAATTACTCTTTATAAACTTAATCCCTATGAAGTATGTGTCCTTTCTGCTTCATGTATATTGACAAATATTAATTTTGATATTTTTATTGATGCAGAAAAAGAAAGTGAAGTATATCTTATAAATCCACATAAATATAAAGAAATAAAAGATAAAAATATTGTTGTAGAAAGATTTACAAGCAGCATAATAAATCAAAGTTTTTCTGATGCTATGTGGATTATGGAACAGATAGTCTTTATGAGTTTTGACAAAAGACTGGCAATCTTTCTTTTAGAACAATCTCTTTCATCAAAAACTGATATTTTAAACCTTACTCATGACTATATTGCTAAAAATATGGGAACTGCAAGGGAAGTTGTTTCAAGAATGCTTAAATATTTTCAAACTGAAGGAATTGTATCACTTTCAAGAGGAATTATAACTATTTCAGATAAAAGTAAACTAAAAAAATTAATCTAA
- the gltX gene encoding glutamate--tRNA ligase: protein MERKVRTRVAPSPTGDPHVGTAYIAMFNIAFAHVNNGEFILRIEDTDQNRYTEGSEQMIFDSLNWLGLNWAEGPDIGGPVGPYRQSERFGIYGDYARQLVEKGEAYYCFCTPERLDNLRERQKAMKKAPGYDGHCRSLTKEEIEAKLAAGEPYVIRLKMPYEGETVIHDRLRGDIVFENSKIDDQVLLKADGFPTYHLANVVDDHLMGITHVIRAEEWISSTPKHIQLYKAFGWEQPEFIHMPLLRNSDRTKISKRKNPVSLNWYKDNGYLKEGLLNFLGLMAYSFKDGKEIFSLQEFKDTFNIDNVSLGGPVFDLVKLGWINNQHMRMKDLKELTDLAIPFFQAKGYVGETLTEHERYALERIVEILREHAHTLKEIADESEVYFKDEYTLPEITEDMDKKERKGIERLYNGIQDETGKKSIKLFLDKIEAYPSEDIPLDDAKKLLTDTLEEIGEGPGKVYMPLRAVLTGQPKGADLYNLISIIGKERTLGRLRRMIALYNI, encoded by the coding sequence ATGGAAAGAAAAGTAAGAACTAGGGTAGCTCCATCTCCTACAGGAGATCCTCATGTTGGAACAGCATATATTGCTATGTTCAATATTGCTTTTGCACATGTTAACAATGGAGAATTCATTTTAAGAATAGAGGATACAGACCAAAACAGATATACAGAGGGATCTGAGCAAATGATATTTGACTCACTTAACTGGCTTGGACTTAACTGGGCAGAAGGTCCTGATATCGGTGGACCTGTAGGGCCATACAGACAATCTGAAAGATTTGGTATTTATGGAGACTACGCAAGACAACTTGTTGAAAAGGGTGAAGCATATTACTGTTTCTGTACTCCTGAGAGACTTGATAACTTAAGAGAAAGACAAAAAGCTATGAAAAAAGCTCCAGGATATGACGGACACTGCAGAAGCCTTACTAAAGAAGAAATTGAAGCTAAACTTGCAGCTGGAGAACCATATGTTATAAGACTTAAAATGCCTTATGAAGGTGAAACTGTTATCCATGACAGATTAAGAGGAGATATTGTTTTTGAAAACAGCAAAATAGATGATCAGGTTTTATTAAAAGCTGATGGATTCCCTACTTATCACCTTGCAAATGTTGTAGATGACCACTTAATGGGAATAACTCATGTTATCAGAGCTGAGGAATGGATTTCTTCTACTCCTAAACATATTCAACTATATAAAGCATTTGGATGGGAACAGCCTGAATTTATTCATATGCCTCTTTTAAGAAACAGTGACAGAACTAAAATTTCTAAAAGAAAAAATCCTGTTTCATTAAATTGGTATAAAGATAACGGATACTTAAAAGAAGGATTATTAAACTTCCTTGGACTTATGGCTTATTCATTTAAAGATGGAAAAGAAATTTTCAGTCTTCAAGAATTTAAAGATACATTCAATATTGATAATGTTTCTCTTGGAGGACCTGTATTTGACCTTGTAAAACTTGGATGGATAAATAATCAACATATGAGAATGAAAGATCTTAAAGAGCTTACTGATCTTGCTATACCTTTCTTCCAAGCTAAAGGATATGTAGGAGAAACTTTAACAGAACATGAAAGATATGCTCTTGAAAGAATAGTTGAAATATTAAGAGAACATGCTCATACTTTAAAAGAAATAGCTGATGAATCAGAAGTTTACTTTAAAGATGAATATACTCTTCCTGAAATAACTGAAGATATGGATAAAAAAGAAAGAAAAGGAATTGAAAGATTATATAACGGTATTCAAGATGAAACTGGTAAAAAATCTATAAAATTATTCCTTGATAAAATAGAAGCATATCCTTCTGAAGATATTCCTTTAGATGATGCTAAAAAACTTCTTACTGATACACTTGAAGAAATTGGAGAAGGACCTGGAAAAGTATATATGCCTTTAAGAGCTGTTCTTACTGGTCAACCTAAGGGTGCAGACTTATACAATCTTATTTCTATAATTGGAAAAGAAAGAACTCTTGGAAGATTAAGAAGAATGATTGCATTATATAACATTTAA
- the prfB gene encoding peptide chain release factor 2: MDILELKREFQTYKEKIEGIKQTVKLEERENTVQSLEKKTTEEGFWNDKKESQTVIKKINENKDLINEYKAIENMYHDEEVLIEFIDMGEEDFIPELEEKHKKLAHEIDTLDVKLLLDGKYDGNNAIITIHSGAGGTEACDWVDMLYRMYSRWFAEKGYKVSQLDFMPGDSVGIKSITLLVEGVYAYGYLKAEKGVHRLVRISPFDANKKRHTSFASLDVLPEVDETIEVEINPGDLRIDTYRAGGAGGQHVNMTDSAVRITHIPTGIVTTCQQERSQLLNREKAMKVLQAKLLDLEIKKKEEEMKKIQGEQSDIGWGNQIRSYVFQPYTMVKDHRTGCESGNIKAVMDGDIDDFINAYLRWIKR; encoded by the coding sequence ATGGATATTTTAGAACTGAAAAGAGAATTTCAGACCTATAAAGAAAAAATAGAAGGAATAAAACAGACTGTAAAACTTGAAGAGAGAGAAAATACTGTCCAAAGTCTTGAAAAAAAGACAACAGAAGAAGGCTTTTGGAATGACAAAAAAGAAAGTCAAACTGTTATAAAAAAAATAAATGAAAATAAAGACCTTATTAACGAATATAAAGCAATTGAAAATATGTATCATGATGAAGAAGTTTTAATTGAATTCATTGATATGGGAGAGGAAGACTTCATACCTGAACTTGAAGAAAAACATAAAAAACTTGCACATGAAATTGATACTCTTGATGTTAAGCTTCTTCTTGATGGAAAATATGATGGAAATAATGCCATAATTACAATTCATTCAGGTGCTGGAGGAACAGAAGCATGTGACTGGGTTGATATGCTATATAGAATGTACAGCAGATGGTTTGCTGAAAAAGGATATAAAGTAAGTCAGCTTGATTTTATGCCTGGAGATTCTGTAGGAATAAAATCAATCACTCTTCTTGTTGAAGGAGTATATGCTTATGGTTATCTGAAAGCAGAAAAAGGTGTGCATAGACTTGTAAGAATTTCTCCTTTTGATGCTAATAAAAAAAGGCACACTTCTTTTGCTTCTCTTGATGTTCTTCCTGAAGTTGATGAAACCATTGAAGTAGAAATAAATCCTGGAGATTTAAGAATTGATACATATAGAGCTGGAGGAGCTGGAGGACAGCATGTTAATATGACTGATTCTGCTGTTAGAATTACACATATCCCTACAGGGATTGTTACTACATGTCAACAAGAGCGTTCTCAGCTTTTAAACAGAGAAAAAGCTATGAAAGTTCTTCAGGCAAAACTTCTTGATCTTGAAATTAAGAAAAAAGAAGAAGAAATGAAAAAAATTCAAGGAGAACAATCTGACATAGGTTGGGGAAACCAAATAAGATCATATGTATTTCAGCCTTATACTATGGTTAAAGATCATAGAACAGGATGTGAATCTGGAAATATAAAAGCAGTTATGGATGGAGATATTGATGATTTCATTAATGCTTATTTAAGATGGATAAAAAGATAG
- the acpS gene encoding holo-ACP synthase: MFHGIGNDIIEISRIEKAVSKENFIHKVFTEKEVEYIVSKGNRAETYAGKFSAKEAVSKALGTGVRNFSPADIEILNNELGKPYVIFKNNIEDFNEKYYTEISISHCRDYATAVAVIFIR; the protein is encoded by the coding sequence ATATTTCATGGAATAGGAAATGATATTATTGAAATAAGCCGTATAGAAAAAGCTGTTTCAAAAGAAAATTTTATACATAAAGTATTTACTGAAAAAGAAGTTGAGTATATAGTTTCAAAAGGAAACAGAGCTGAAACATATGCAGGAAAATTTTCTGCAAAAGAAGCTGTTTCAAAAGCTCTTGGTACAGGAGTAAGAAATTTCTCCCCTGCTGATATAGAAATATTAAATAATGAACTTGGAAAACCTTATGTAATTTTTAAAAATAATATTGAAGATTTCAATGAAAAATATTATACTGAAATTTCTATTTCACACTGTAGAGATTATGCTACTGCTGTAGCTGTGATATTCATACGATAA
- a CDS encoding TatD family hydrolase gives MKPADSHCHVNDSKFNEDREEVFKRAENELEFIVNIGNDLETSEESVKYSEKYPFVYAVVGVHPTDISTYNDEVEKKIEELSKHEKVVAIGEIGLDYYWMEDEKEVQKEGFRAQMKLAQKLNLPVVIHSRDAMEDTINILNEFPDVKGVFHCYPGSFESAMQVPEGYVFGIGGVLTFKNARKTVDFIEKIDLSKIVIETDAPYLTPVPFRGKRNEPIYVKYVAEKIAELKNIPVEEVIKITTENAKKIYNIK, from the coding sequence ATGAAACCAGCAGATTCTCACTGCCATGTTAATGACAGTAAATTCAATGAAGACAGAGAGGAAGTTTTTAAAAGAGCTGAAAATGAACTTGAATTTATTGTAAATATAGGAAATGATCTTGAAACATCTGAAGAAAGTGTTAAATATAGTGAAAAATATCCTTTTGTATATGCTGTAGTAGGAGTTCATCCAACAGATATATCAACTTATAATGATGAAGTTGAGAAAAAAATTGAAGAACTTTCAAAACATGAAAAAGTAGTTGCCATAGGTGAAATTGGGCTTGATTATTATTGGATGGAAGATGAAAAAGAAGTTCAGAAAGAAGGATTCAGAGCTCAAATGAAACTTGCTCAAAAATTAAATCTTCCTGTTGTTATTCACTCAAGAGATGCAATGGAAGATACTATTAATATTTTAAATGAATTTCCTGATGTAAAAGGAGTTTTCCACTGTTATCCAGGTTCTTTTGAAAGCGCAATGCAAGTTCCTGAAGGATATGTCTTTGGAATAGGAGGGGTTCTTACATTTAAAAATGCAAGAAAAACCGTTGACTTTATAGAGAAAATTGATCTTTCAAAAATTGTAATAGAAACAGATGCACCATATCTTACACCTGTTCCATTCAGAGGAAAAAGAAATGAACCTATATATGTAAAATATGTTGCTGAAAAAATTGCAGAGTTAAAAAATATTCCTGTTGAAGAAGTAATAAAAATAACTACAGAAAATGCAAAGAAAATTTATAATATAAAATAA